AGCGAAACAGGTTGTGCTGCTCGTTTTTGAACGCATAGCCACACAGATCGCCGATTGCGGTGGGTGTGTTCGGCACAATTGCCGAGCGATCCTCCTGATGCCAGCCACCATCGTAATTAAACCATTGCGCTCGAATGTTGCCGTCTGCTGACCGGATCAGGTTGTGTTGCTCGTCGATAAATACATAGCCGAACGGGTCTGATACGGCCGGTGGAATCGGGCGAGTGTTTGCGGTCATGTCAAACCTCTTGAAATTACGTTCCGAGCAGTGCCATTGGGCGCATCCTAAGCGCAAAATGAATACCCTGCGATACCGTCATGCCATCGACGATCGATTGCATTTCTAGATCACGATCGGCCCTTGCCATGCGCCCGCACCGACGATCCACATCGAATTGACGGCACCGTTGCCGTCGGTGAAGAATATATGCAGCTGATTCTCGAACCGACGGGCCGCGACAATGAGTGTGCCACCGATTGTAGTGTTTGGTGGTGTGAGCGGGGCCGGCCCCTGCCAGACGCCTGTGTCGGTCACCCACATCACATTCACAACACCGTGGCCGTCCACAAAGAACAGGTCGAGCTGATCCTCGGCTTGTCGGGCAGATCCCACCGGAGCACCCGGCACGGCCGTGCCGCGTGGTGTGAGCGGGGCCGGCCCCTGCCAGACGCCTGTGTCGGCCACCCACATCACATTCACAACGCCGTGGCCGTCCACGAAGAACAGGTCGAGCTGATCCTCGGCTTGTCGGGCGGACCCGACCGGAGCACCCGGCACGGCCGTGGCGGGTGGCGTGAGCGGGGCCGGCCCTTGCCAGACGCCTGTGTCGGTCACCCACATCACATTCACAACACCGTGGCCGTCCACAAAGAACAGGTCGAGCTGATCCTCGGCTTGTCGGGCAGATCCGACCGGAGCACCCGGCACGGCCGTGCCGCGTGGTGTGAGCGGGGCCGGCCCCTGCCAGACGCCTGTGTCGGCCACCCACATCACATTCACAACGCCGTGGCCGTCCACGAAGAACAGGTCGAGCTGATCCTCGGCTTGTCGGGCGGTCGCGATAGAGGCGCCGGGCGCAACCGTAGCGGGTGGCGTGAGCGGGACCGGCCCTTCCCACACGCCTGAGTCGACCGTCCACATGACGTTGACTGCGCCGTTGTTGTCCGCGAAGAACACATCGATCTGGTTGTCCGACTGCCGCACGGTCGCCATCGGCTGGCCGGGCGTGACGCTTCCCAGCGGGCTAATCTCGACGGCTCCCTGCCAGGGACTGCGTCCCAGTACCCACTTGACGGCCGCCGCGCCGAAGCGATCGGCGACGAAGATGTCTAGCTGTGCAGGCGTCTGGTCAGAGATACAAATCCGCGCGCCTGACGTCGTTACCCTCCCATACACGTAGTCGACAGCTGCAAGATCCTCCACGCTGGGCGCGTCACGTTGTCCAACGTTAATGTTGGTTTTGTTATTGACCTTCAGGGTGGTCGGAGGGGTGCTTTTGGGAGGGTAATGCATGATCGATTGGAGGTCGTACGGCCCAATCGGAGTGGCTTCCGGGGATGGTCCATAGTTCGAATCACCATCACCACCAACGATCGTAACGAATGCTGCCGAATCAGGCCGCTGATGCTCGTGAAAGAGCCCAATCGTATGACCAAGTTCATGCATCAGCGTACCGGGCTTATATTTGTCAGGCACGAACGCAACTGGTCCTTCCCATACACCCAGATCAGCAACCCACATAACGTTCAACCCACCGCTACCGTCCACAAAGAACAGGTCGAGCTGATCCTCGGCTTGTCGGGCGGACCCGACCGGAGCACCCGGCACGGCCGTGCCGCGTGGTGTGAGCGGGGCCGGCCCCTGCCAGACGCCTGTGTCGGCCACCCACATCACATTCACAACGCCGTGGCCGTCCACGAAGAACAGGTCGAGCTGATCCTCGGCTTGTCGGGCGGACCCGACCGGAGCACCCGGCACGGCCGTGCCGCGTGGTGTGAGCGGGGCCGGCCCCTGCCAGACGCCTGTGTCGGTCACCCACATCACATTCACAACACCGTGGCCGTCCACAAAGAACAGGTCGAGCTGATCCTCGGCTTGTCGGGCAGATCCCACCGGAGCACCCGGCACGGCCGTGCCGCGTGGTGTGAGCGGGGCCGGCCCCTGCCAGACGCCTGTGTCGGCCACCCACATCACATTCACAACGCCGTGGCCGTCCACGAAGAACAGGTCGAGCTGATCCTCGGCTTGTCGGGCGGACCCGACCGGAGCACCCGGCACGGCCGTGGCGGGTGGCGTGAGCGGGGCCGGCCCTTGCCAGATGCCTGTGTCGGTCACCCACATCACATTCACAACACCGTGGCCGTCCACAAAGAACAGGTCGAGCTGATCCTCGGCTTGTCGGGCGGTCGCGATAGAGGCGCCGGGCGCAACCGTAGCGGGTGGCGTGAGGGGAACCGGCCCTTCCCACACGCCTGAGTCGACCGCCCACATGGCGTTGACTGCGCCGTTGTTGTCCGCGAAGAACACATCGATCTGGCTGTCCGACTGCCGCGCGGTCGCCATCGGCTGGCCGGGTTGACCGACCCTGGGTCCAGTCACCGCATTTGGTCCTACCCAAGTACCAGTTCCAACAACAAAGTTAACTCGCAACGCGCCGTCGCCATCGAAGTAAAAGCAGTCGACCTGATCCGCTAATTGATTGATCGCGGACACTGCCGCCCCAGCGGGAATCGCCGGAAAATAGGCGGCCTTGATGTCCTGACGCCCTCCCCTGCGACCAACTTTGGACTGAGCAACGATCTCGTCCGGAACGAACCTGACGTAATCGCTTTCGTCTACACGGGGGACTATCCTCACCACGGCGGCCCCGGTGTTCCACGCATTTACTGCGTTTTCAATGTTGGCGCGATGCGGTGAGCCGATTGGAAAGGACAGTTCGTCGAAAGCAAAAGGCACCCTCCCATTGAGCCATTTGTGCGTTCCGTGGAAAATCGTGTATGACATTTCGTTTCCTTGCGTTCTGCTTGTCAACGCTACTGTGCGGGGCAGACGTTGGAGGGGCAGACGTTGGAGGTGCCGACTGGAATGCAACTGTGTGCTGTCCCGTCGACCGAAAGCGTAACTTACGTGACCAATTCAGCTGGGGCTGACGTATCACTTCAAGTGCACATTCGTGAATCAGGCAGACAAAAAATCACTAAAGTTAAAAAGAACAGCGCGCCCGGTCGGCTTCGTCGCGCGATCGCGAGATAGGGTTTGATATAGCGGATCGTTCACAGCATCCAATCTTTAATTGGAACTCCCGAGACTGGCCTAAAACTCTTTCAGGCGAGCATTGATGAAACGACGGCCTCATACGACCGAAACTCGGATCTCCTATTTCGCACCCAATTCTTCTCAAAGTTCTAAACGGACCAACGTTTTTGCTTTGAAAAAAACAATCCTCGCTTTTTGCAATCGTTCACCAAACCGGACATAAGCAACGCTGGTATTCTTGATCTGGAAATGGTCGATTAGAAAAGCGTTATTCGCGCCAAAACGCTTTCATCCGCAGAATACAGGTGCGCCACGAGCGCGATTGGTAACGGTCACCATTGATCGCATAAGTGGATTTAAGACACCGTGCGATTAGCTTAGGAAAGTTTCAAAGCTGTTTCAAGGTAGACGACAACAGAACTTTGGTAATCTCAGGACCCATTGTTGCGAC
This is a stretch of genomic DNA from Paraburkholderia caribensis. It encodes these proteins:
- a CDS encoding M12 family metallopeptidase; its protein translation is MSYTIFHGTHKWLNGRVPFAFDELSFPIGSPHRANIENAVNAWNTGAAVVRIVPRVDESDYVRFVPDEIVAQSKVGRRGGRQDIKAAYFPAIPAGAAVSAINQLADQVDCFYFDGDGALRVNFVVGTGTWVGPNAVTGPRVGQPGQPMATARQSDSQIDVFFADNNGAVNAMWAVDSGVWEGPVPLTPPATVAPGASIATARQAEDQLDLFFVDGHGVVNVMWVTDTGIWQGPAPLTPPATAVPGAPVGSARQAEDQLDLFFVDGHGVVNVMWVADTGVWQGPAPLTPRGTAVPGAPVGSARQAEDQLDLFFVDGHGVVNVMWVTDTGVWQGPAPLTPRGTAVPGAPVGSARQAEDQLDLFFVDGHGVVNVMWVADTGVWQGPAPLTPRGTAVPGAPVGSARQAEDQLDLFFVDGSGGLNVMWVADLGVWEGPVAFVPDKYKPGTLMHELGHTIGLFHEHQRPDSAAFVTIVGGDGDSNYGPSPEATPIGPYDLQSIMHYPPKSTPPTTLKVNNKTNINVGQRDAPSVEDLAAVDYVYGRVTTSGARICISDQTPAQLDIFVADRFGAAAVKWVLGRSPWQGAVEISPLGSVTPGQPMATVRQSDNQIDVFFADNNGAVNVMWTVDSGVWEGPVPLTPPATVAPGASIATARQAEDQLDLFFVDGHGVVNVMWVADTGVWQGPAPLTPRGTAVPGAPVGSARQAEDQLDLFFVDGHGVVNVMWVTDTGVWQGPAPLTPPATAVPGAPVGSARQAEDQLDLFFVDGHGVVNVMWVADTGVWQGPAPLTPRGTAVPGAPVGSARQAEDQLDLFFVDGHGVVNVMWVTDTGVWQGPAPLTPPNTTIGGTLIVAARRFENQLHIFFTDGNGAVNSMWIVGAGAWQGPIVI